AAGGAAGATCGCGATTATTGAACATGGGGCCTAGGTTTCAAAATTAGTTTTCCAGTCTGCAAAAGAAAAATTCAAGTTCAAACAAACCCTGAAATTTAACATAGCCTTACTACAAAGGTGAATGTTATCTGTGCTAATTTCTCTTTAGTCTGCAACAACAGGGGTGAGAACTAAGAGTTTGCATCCATGGAACCATTAAGTAACTTGTAGTTTCATATTTTAACCATACATTAtttgtaaaaatgtaaatatgcACTCTTAGGCTGTCTACCCTTTAACAGCATGTAGAGTACAGGCACTACACACGTGCAACATGCTGCAGTAAAAGGCTCTGGCAACAGGGAACTGCCAGAGCTTCTCACTGCTGCATCCTCCCCaccagggcctttccctgcagcagagAAAGCTCCACTATCAAGATACTAtgttgctaaaaatagcaggataGTATCTCACAGTACATGGGAGGCACTGCTCAGGCGGTTCATGCAAGTAAGCCAGTCTACACACCTAAGCCTTGTCTcaccatctacattgctatttatacccGTGCCAGCTGGGAATGCAATGTCTGTTCAGGAAGAGAGAGCAATTTCCTCTTTTTTGCATTTATTCCTGCCTTAAACACGTACATGTAGTCAGTGCGACTAGAGTCACTTACATCATCACAGGACATATTATACTCTGCCAAGACTGTTCGACATCGGGCTGCTATGCTGTGTGAATTTCGTCAAAGAAAAGTACTAAACAAAGATTTTATGTGGGCTGCAGTTACAGTAAGAATTACCTCAACTTTCACCTGACAAACTATCAAAGGATACATTGATGGTGCCACCACTCTTTTGTGTATGCCAGCAAAGAACAAGCCTATTAGAGTAATACAGCTAATTGTGAAGAATGGATGATTCCACAATGATGTGAAAAAGGACACCtaggagagaaataaaattatcttgAAGAAAAACTATTAAAAGATTCCATGATTGAAGGGACATCATCAAGCTGGAAACCAAGTATTTCAAACCTGATGTTTAGGCCACTAATGTAAACTGGAATAGATCTCTTAAAAATTCCCTTGTTACTCAGAACTTACTACTCCTTTGTAACCCTGCTACTCTTTACAAGAAGTGCTTCTGCCAAACGTCTTCCCAATGAATATCCCTTCTGTTTTCAGGTATTTTGGAAGGTAACAGAGAAAATAGTCTCCGATTTTCCTGGGAGAAGTCCCAATTAGAGCAGCTGCCCTACTAAGTGATATATACTGTTTAAGAAAAATAACCTAAGTAAAATTTTAGATCTGCTATCCATGACGTTATCCCTTTTAAAGTGGGGACAAAATAGAGTGCTAACATCTGAAGAGAGTTTTTAAAACTGTGAGATCCGAGGATATTTAATCTTCAGCTTCTGATTTGATAACATTTCTCATTGTAGTAGTGCTGTTTGAGTCTGTGCAATTAAGCTAAATTTCTGTTTTAAAGTTCTATGGGAACAGTCTAAAACTAAAAAGTACTTTCCTGTTAATGACACAAAAATAATCAATTGTTCATCACTCATCTTGTATTTTTCTTTCCACTTCTGAATAAAATGTAATAGCTCTAGCTCAGTTTATTGCTAAggtgtaaaaatgaaaataagtgaGGAATCCTTTACCAATTTTTCTTCAGTTTGGTGGTAAAGCGAATCTCCTATATTCCACTCAAAACTCAGAAGTTCTCTTGCACCATATAAAGTTCATTGAACAACTATACTTTCAGATTCAGTTTCACAGATACAATGTAGCCTAGAAGTCTGCCATCACTTCAATACAAGCCGCAAATTTCTGGTCTGAAATTTAGAATACCAAGCCTCAGGCCATTCCACCCACACAGTTTAGGAAAACATAAGTTTGATCATCTTGGATATTCACGTTAAACAAAAACTTAAATGCATAGCTTGTGTATACATATCTAGGGTGACAAATTTTAAATTGTTCCACTGCTACAAAAAGTTATTTCAAGGAGAAAGGGGGAGATATTTCCAAAGTGCAGAGGTACATAAGAAAAACTTTTAGGACTAATTAATTTGCTACTGTTCTCACAAGTTCAATTTTCTTGATCATGGATCAGTCTAGTTGAAGGTGGCCTCAGCAGACTATGCTCTATAGATAGAATGAAGTTATTCTTCTGGGGAAATCACCCTTATTCAGCACAGCTGTGGAATCTCTCAAAAATTCTTAGTTGCCCCTCGAAGTGTGATTCCTGTGATGTAAATAATCCACTGAATTTGCTCTTTGTCACTAGTGTCTTGAATCAGTCAGAGAAATAACCCTGCTGTTAGCTTTTCACTCTTCAAGGCAGTCCACAACTCCTGACTACATACACTTGGTTTTTATTATCTAAATTACAAACATTATGAGACATTTAATATTTCAACATTAGAGTATAACTTACCTTCTGTGTCTCAGGATCTATTAACCAGTTCCAAGCACCCGTTGCTGTGCAGACTGATACCACTATAAGAATCACTGATGAAAAATAAAGGTCATAAGCAACACATCTGGTTTATATTCATTAGAAAGTATTTAAGGTCTCATGAAAAGCTTTGAAAGAGATTACATTCtattttatttcccctctccATTCTTGATTTATAAGAATGTCCAAAGAAGAGCGAGATTTATTTGAAGAGTTCTACCCGCATATCATGTTTGTTTCTCATCTGGACTCCCACCTTTCTATTTATGCAGTCAAAGtggaaggagataaaaaaaatgttttacccTTCAAAACAATGCAACCCTTTCAAGATTCTATTGGCCTCCTAGAGAGGACAAAAAAGTAGTACCAGATAGTGTTTTGTTAAGTAAAgacatgcggggggggggggagggggggaagggggagat
The DNA window shown above is from Natator depressus isolate rNatDep1 chromosome 12, rNatDep2.hap1, whole genome shotgun sequence and carries:
- the CNEP1R1 gene encoding nuclear envelope phosphatase-regulatory subunit 1 yields the protein MNSLEQAEDLKAFERRLTEYIACLQPATGRWRMILIVVSVCTATGAWNWLIDPETQKVSFFTSLWNHPFFTISCITLIGLFFAGIHKRVVAPSIIAARCRTVLAEYNMSCDDTGKLILKPRPHVQ